The following coding sequences lie in one Meles meles chromosome X, mMelMel3.1 paternal haplotype, whole genome shotgun sequence genomic window:
- the LOC123935582 gene encoding melanoma-associated antigen D4: MAEGSYRVESEAYNVEDMDEGSDEVGEEEMVEGNDYEEFGAFGGYGTLTSFDIRILRAFGSLGPGLRILSNEPWELENPMLARTLMEAFQLDPETLANEAAARAANVARAAASNRAARAAAAAARATYNQVVANRPVATDQASGEDTQPMTYAAQAQAAAPETTRAAPLPPSSQLLVNSEMAAPGAPAVSTQPQPVSQAQEAATEGPSTACALAQAPCASEMEATRPKTAFLGQNDVFDFTQPAGVSGMAFPRPKRPALAQEAAPEGPSAASSGVPQAAPAREGAATRPKTTKSGKALAKTRWVEPQNAVPAAATKAKVAPSIPEPEGAAATAQPSAEPWVRMGGKRTKKSKHLDDEYESSEEEREPPAVPPTWRASQPPLTVRAQMAPRPPVALRSQVPSRHVLCLPPRNVTLLQERANKLVKYLMIKDYKKIPIKRSDMMKDVIREYDEHFPEIIERATYTLEKKFGIHLKEIDKEEHLYILVCTRDSSARLLGKTKDTPRLSLLLVILGVIFMNGNRASEAVLWEALRKMGLRPGVRHPFLGDLRKLITEDFVKQKYLEYKKIPNSSPPEYEFLWGLRARHETSKMRVLRFIAQNQNRDPREWKAHFLEAVDDAFKTMDVDMAEEHARAQMRAQMNIGDEALIGRWSWDDIQVELLTWDEDGDFGDAWARIPFAFWARYHQYILNSNRANRRATWRAGVSSGTNGAASTSILDGPSTSSTIRTRNAARTSASFFSWIQQR; encoded by the exons ATGGCTGAGGGAAGCTACCGCGTGGAGTCGGAAGCCTACAACGTTGAAGACATGGATGAGGGTAGTGATGAAGTCGGGGAGGAGGAGATGGTTGAAGGAAACGACTATGAAGAGTTCGGTGCTTTTGGAGGCTACGGCACCCTCACCAGCTTTGACATCCGTATCCTCAGAGCCTTTGGGAGCTTGGGTCCAGGCCTTCGCATCTTATCG AATGAGCCCTGGGAACTGGAAAACCCTATGCTGGCTAGGACTCTGATGGAGGCATTTCAGCTGGATCCAGAAACACTTGCCAATGAGGCTGCTGCCCGTGCTGCCAACGTAGCCCGCGCAGCCGCCTCCAACCGTGCTGCTAGGGCCGCCGCAGCTGCTGCCCGTGCCACCTATAATCAGGTGGTCGCTAACCGCCCGGTGGCCACCGACCAGGCTTCAGGAGAAGATACCCAGCCCATGACCTATGCGGCCCAGGCTCAGGCAGCTGCCCCCGAGACAACCCGTGCTGCTCCATTGCCCCCTTCCTCCCAGCTGCTAGTCAACAGTGAGATGGCCGCCCCGGGGGCTCCGGCAGTGTCCACTCAGCCCCAGCCAGTCTCCCAGGCCCAAGAGGCCGCTACCGAGGGCCCCAGTACCGCCTGTGCTTTGGCTCAGGCTCCATGTGCTAGTGAGATGGAGGCCACCCGGCCCAAGACAGCTTTCCTGGGTCAGAACGATGTCTTTGATTTCACCCAGCCAGCAGGTGTCAGTGGCATGGCCTTTCCACGCCCCAAGAGACCCGCCCTGGCCCAAGAGGCTGCCCCAGAGGGCCCCAGTGCTGCCTCCTCGGGGGTGCCCCAGGCAGCACCTGCCAGGGAGGGGGCAGCCACCCGGCCCAAGACGACCAAGTCCGGAAAGGCTCTCGCCAAGACACGGTGGGTGGAGCCTCAGAATGCCGTGCCAGCAGCTGCCACCAAGGCCAAGGTGGCCCCGAGCATCCCTGAGCCCGAGGGTGCAGCTGCCACCGCTCAGCCCAGTGCTGAGCCCTGGGTCAGGATGGGAGGCAAGAGGACCAAGAAG TCCAAGCACCTGGATGATGAATATGAGAGCAGCGAGGAGGAGAGAGAGCCTCCTGCGGTCCCACCGACCTGGAGAGCGTCGCAGCCCCCATTGACGGTGCGGGCTCAGATGGCTCCCCGGCCCCCAGTGGCCCTGAGGTCCCAGGTACCCTCAAGACACGTACTGTGCTTGCCACCCCGCAACGTGACCCTTCTGCAGGAGAGG GCGAATAAGTTGGTGAAATATCTGATGATTAAGGACTACAAGAAGATCCCCATCAAGCGCTCAG ACATGATGAAGGATGTCATCCGAGAATACGACGAACATTTCCCCGAGATCATTGAACGAGCAACATACACCCTGGAAAAG AAGTTTGGGATCCACCTGAAGGAAATTGACAAGGAAGAACACCTGTACATTCTCGTGTGCACACGGGACTCCTCAGCTCGTCTCCTGGGAAA GACCAAGGACACTCCCAGGCTGAGCCTCCTCTTGGTGATTCTGGGAGTCATTTTCATGAATGGCAACCGTGCCAGCGAGG CTGTCCTCTGGGAGGCACTGCGCAAGATGGGACTGCGCCCTGG GGTGAGGCACCCATTCCTTGGAGATCTGAGGAAGCTCATTACAGAGGATTTTGTGAAGCAGAA gtacctggaatacaagaaGATCCCCAATAGCAGCCCACCCGAGTACGAATTCCTCTGGGGCCTGCGAGCCCGTCACGAGACCAGCAAGATGAGGGTGCTGAGATTCATCGCCCAG AATCAGAACCGAGACCCCCGGGAATGGAAGGCTCATTTCCTGGAGGCTGTGGATGATGCTTTCAAGACGATGGACGTGGATATGGCTGAGGAACATGCCAGGGCCCAGATGAGAGCCCAGATGAACATCGGGGATGAAGCTCTGATTGGACGCTGGAGCTGGGATGACATACAGGTGGAGCTACTGACCTGGGATGAGGACGGAGATTTTGGCGACGCCTGGGCCAGGATTCCCTTCGCTTTCTGGGCCAGATACCATCAGTACATCCTGAATAGCAACCGTGCCAACCGGAGGGCCACTTGGAGAGCTGGCGTCAGCAGTGGCACTAACGGTGCGGCCAGCACCAGCATTCTAGATGGGCCCAGCACCAGCTCCACCATCCGGACCAGAAATGCCGCCAGAACGAGTGCCAGCTTCTTCTCCTGGATCCA ACAGCGCTGA